ACAGGGAGTGCCAGCTCAAATCGGTGGTAGTTTACCGTTCTGCCAACCCTAGAACTTTAACTGGGTATTCAAAAGATCATCTTCCTGTTGTTTGGAGATCTAATGTGACAGTATGGGTAACTGCAAGCATCTTCACAGACTACCTTTGCAATCGCCTAACTGCTGAGTTGAAAGACTACTGTTTGCAAGAAAATCTTGCTTTCAAAATTTTACTTCTAGATAATGCACCAGGGCATCCTCCTTGCTTTACTGATCTGTCAGAAAACATTCGTGTGTTATTTTTACCCCCCAATACAACCTCATTAATTCAACCGTTTGATCAAGGAGCGATAGCTGCTTTCAAGGAGTATTACTTGCGCCATACGTTTGCTAGGCTTATAAGGCAGACAGATGGCGAGAATAAGCCTACAGTCAAGGCATTCTGGATAAAATTTAATGTTAAAGAAGATATAGCTATTATAGCAGAGGCTTGGGCAGAAGTTTCGAGTTGCCTTAACGCAGTTTGGCGCCGTATATGGCCTGCATGTGTTCATGAGTTTAGGGAGTTTGACACTAAACTAGCTGAAGCTAAAAAAGCAGATTGTAACCCTAGCCCATGAAGCAGGATTAGAGGCGGTGGATGCTACTGATGTGCAAGAGTTGCTCGACTCTCATGGGGAGGAGTTGTCTATCGACGAGTGGAAGCTTCTGGATGAGCAGTGGCTGGAAAATGAGCCTGAACATGCTGAGCCAGTTATTCGAACATTATCAATGAAAGTTATGGCTGAAGCATTTAAGCTTAAAAGTGATGCAATAAACATTTTTTATGAGAATGATCCTGATCGCGAATGGAGCTCAAAAGTAGCGAAAAGCTTAGAAAGCGCTATATCTTGCTACCAGCAACtttacaatgaaaaacaaaaagcagcaaAGCAGCTCTCTATCAAAAGCTTTTTTTCATGTTCAACCTAAAAAAAGATCATCTGATGAACAAGATAGCCCTGGGCCAGCTACATCATCTAATGTTGATGACGcagcaccaacagaaaattgacttcggcaccaccgcttgaaatgcaaccctcaccttttccattatttgcaATGGGAAaatgaccccgcatagcacgttttcacttaacacgatcattttctgaaacgtatctaccgtgttaaatgaggaattactgtacgcATAACCTCTGGCAGAGTTACTTAAATCCTCAAATCATGACTTAAAGACGTCATATTAGTGAATTCAACATTTTACACTAGCTTAAATGTGCAAGTGCGCTGTGCCCTATGCTGCAGAGGCAGGCAAAAAAAACCCAGGGTCTCTGGCAATGTGACATGGTGGAAAATTCCTTCTCTAATGCAATCCCTTTTTATACTGTCAGAATTGAGAAAAAGCCATAAAGCTACCCTTGCTGGTAAAATTCCACTTTGAAATTACATTGCAGTTTGTACCTGGATTTTCAAGAGCCCAAGTGACTATTTAGGTACATTGGGACTTATGCACCTAAGAATTTTCGTGCTTTTTAACAATCTCACTTTTTTCCCTCAATTTATGCAACAGTCACACTAAAGCGAAATGCTTGAAAATTATGGGTAGCTTGTAAATAGCATATTTTGCCACACTTGTTGAATCTTCACGGTTGCTATGGTTTAtggggcaattaaaaaaaaggctaTGCGGAGGAGGGTTCCGTAGTGGTTGTGACCCTGCCATTTATTAGCCATCCTGTTCATTGTAGTTACAGGAGAGAGTGAGAATCCCACAGTGTTCCAGCAGAAGGTGATGAAATATGCCTTTGACAAAGTGCAGCTGAAGTTTGTTACTGAAATTGCAACTCTGGCAACCCCAGTACTAAATACATTGCCTGAGAGGGGTTTTTAAACCATTCAGTTACTACTTCTTCCCCAacgttatgtctacactggcgcgttctcacgcaaaaactgttttgcagacgagttcttctgcaaaaactcttcggctgcgtctagattggcatgattttccggaaatgcttttaacggaaaagttttccgttaaaagcattttcggaacagagcgtctagattggcacggatgcttttccgcaaaagcactttttgcggaaaagcgtccatgccaatctagacgcgcttttccgcaaaaaagccccgattgccattttcgcggtcggcgcttttttgcagaaaacaaatctgagctgtctacactggcccttttgcacaaaagggacttttgcctgaacgggagcaacatagtatttccacaagaagcactgatttcttacagtaggaagtcagtgctttgcggaaattcaagcggccagtgtagacagctggcaagtttttccggaaaagcggctgattttccggaaagactggccagtctagactcagccttccagaagagagcgtctacactggcatatggttttgcgcaagagatgtgcttttgcgcaagagcatctatgccagtgtagacgctctcttgtgcaagaaagctctgatggtcattttaaccatagggctttcttgcgcaagaaaatcatgttgcctgtctacactggcctcttctggaagagctcttgcgcaagggcttattcctgagctgcagcatcagagttctcgcacaagaagccctgattttatacattagaacatcagtttacttgtgcaagaacacgcggccagtgtagacaggcagcaagtttttgcgcaagagctgccgCTTTTGTGcgagatcacgccagtgtagacacagccctaatgtttaGACATCTGGCCGCTATTGGTACAGGTATATTAATTTAACATCTATTGCTATCTTTAATACTTGTCAACACATAACACAGTGTAGGCACACTCACAGGAAGtgaatgtctacaccacagctaATTCTGTGGGTCATTTCTTGTAAGTTAGTGTTCTGACTGTCATTACTATAGGTCGCAGTACAGGATATTCAAATGTGCTCACCAAACTAGAGTGGTATGGGAGTAGAGGGGGAAATACAGCAAACAGCCAGGGTGTCTCACAACTAGAATGTGGCTTTCATAACCATTTCAGACTGTGTGGCCCACAACTTTGGTACCTACCCTTATTCAGATGAAGTAGACAAACACCATCTAAGATTCTGACTTCATTCAGCAATTTCTATTTGTATACGATGATAGGCAAATGGAAGTAGCATATGCAGGTTTCTCATTAAGTAAAACATCTAGATTTCATGACATGTCAGCATCTTTTAAGAATTCACTATGTCATTGAGGCTTTCATATTCTTAACTTGTTACTTATCTCTTTGCTACAGAAGTCTTTTCAGTGTTAATCATTCAACAACAGAATGTGTGAGCCATGTAACATTGTCCAAGTTTAGTTATATGAAACAGCTGGGTCACTGGGTGCATTCACTGCTAtgaccagactaacacaactgAAGTGTCAAGAATTTCAGTTTGGACCATAAACAAATCTCAGACAAGTTTTTAATAGTTTTGGTTCCTTGTATTCAAATGTGTTTACAGAAGGAAAAACTTACCTTAATAGAATGTATAAACTTGAGTGCTGCTTGGCTTGTAATACAGTGATCTAGCCAAAGTTCAAGGTCCATTTCTCAAACAGAAAGCCAAAGAATAGACCTGTAGCCAGGAAGTGACAAAGCAGGCCATTGTACAGATGAAATACTTCAGCAGAACCTGTTCTTTGGACTCTTTCGGTCTAACCTAAGCTGTGGTTTAGAAGCATAATGCTATAAATTGGGTCTCTGACTTAGAACATGTATTGGTGATAAAGTGTAATACTCAGAGAACGATACTTTGGCTGGGATGTTCAAATAGCCTACAGTAGTTTCTGGGTTAGGATGCAATGGTGTTATGTTCACTAACATGTGCTGGCTAACATCTGTGAAAAGCCTATTGTAGATAAGCCACACTTTGTTCACTGTACTGAATGAACTGAGGTAAAGTTGCAGTTTTTCCTAAAAATCATTGGCTTTTCTGAAAATCTCaccgttttttttaaaattatccttTCCCTGACAGAGAGAATGCTGTAGAGTAGACTCTTTTGTCTGCATTTGAAGCAAGAGAATCCTATAAATAGGTCAGAACTGGCTCAACCACAGATAagcagtacagtaattcctcatttaacactatagatatgtttcagaaaatgatcgtgttaggTGAAAAtatgttatgtggggtcaattttcccatttaaaataaTGGAAGGGGGTGGATTGTGTTTCAaacagtggtgtctgttgggaccaggataTAAGTTTGGGGGAGAAatgggactgggttacagcagggaggggaggtgtttggctctggggaaggaagggggaggagaggagagggggattgggttgggcgTATGCCCCTGTGATTGATCAGTCAGGACCCGCAGTGTGTCCAGCGAGAGGGGGGGGGATCCCTGGGGAATGGCACGGCGAGCaacgaaccctccgccgctttgcagggaggcggggaaagCCCCGTGCAGCCACTGGTGATGGACCggttggggaaacccagccaccggcctgcaaatgggagcagaggagagggggcaaggcgtccggcgagagggagtcagtggggaatggTGCAGTGAGCGGTGATCCCTCCGCCATTTTTCAGGGAGCAGGGAGAAGCCCTGCACAGCCGCcggcaatgggccggctggggaaacccagctgctggcctgcaagcaggggcagaggagagggggcaaggtgtctagcaagggggagtcagcagggaacaggggaagccccgtgcagccgctgGCAAtgagccagctggggaaacagtgttattccggggatggtcgtgtaattcaaaaattgttccctaaaaaaaatcgtgcgaTTGCGAAAACTTGTTAAACGGGCACGTGTTAAATAAGGAATTACTGTAATCAACTTTGTGATTTGGGCTGAGAAAAATAATGTATCTCATATCCATTCATAATAGGTTCAACTTATTCTTAGCATGACAGTGAGGAATGAATAATCTACATGTAATCAAACCCAAATGAAGAGAATGTCACGAATTGTGTTGGTACAGGCCATAAAAACAGATgtaatcacattttttaaatactttcataacgggatgtcagtgtgtagacaactacacagTTAACAGATAAGCCTGAGTTTAtaggttaatcctgttgactacattcgtttcccttccctcccaccttgctgTCGCTGAATTGAAGGCAGCGATGGGGGGAGGCGAGAGCTGGTGCCCTTGAGGAGCTCCTGAGAGGCAGAAGTGCTGAGGAGGCAGTGGTGGAGCAGCTTTTGTGCTGGCTCTCTGCATGTGCAGGCTCTGCAgacctgcctcctgctgctcccccactgcctcctgctggcttaaacgttggttccccccagcactagctctgcagtgctgcctgccacctcctgcattgctgtctctatcagaggcagcagtgcaggggagggctGCTCGGTGGCAGCAGCGCCCGTTCATGGGGGGCAGTCCAAACTCcccgtggacagaagctgctccagcatcccatggAGCCGGGGCCCACCGTGGACAAAGGCTGCTGTGTgctgtatcagagtcagcagcgcagggtggctggcgggagctggtctgtgcgggaagctgttttttaaactggctcccctcatgaccagctcccacctgctacctccgctgctgcctctgatagagagacagGGTAACAGGGCACTCCCCGGGAGTGGGTCTAGTGCGCATTGGCTGCCAGTCTGCCCCTGGAGACTACTGAATAGCTGTGTAACAACTAAAATTtaatgcagttacatgactattcaattacgtGCTATCTAACATTCCTATTCAGAACATATATAGCTGAACTAGTTGAGTCTAATATCCAGGGGATGTAAGCTTTTAAATGGTCCGTGTTAAGTGAATTTGCATATTAATAAGACttgcattttccttttaaaagtctACCCTGGAAAAGGTTATTTTTTCATCTCCAAGCAAGTCGCAAAGTTAGAGCTTGAAAGGATGAGTAAtctaacaatttttttcttttcattgtaaTTATGCATACATTTAAATAGTTCAGTGTATCTGGAATGTAGGCATTAGAGTTTTTATGCGATTTAATGTTTAAGAAGCACACATAATAGacaaggaaaatattttcaaaaaagtcTTGTAATGTTATTAGAAATGGAGTAAACAGTTACATATTCATTTAACGTGGGGGAATGATTCAGAAAACATCAACACTATTTATAAGATAGTAGCTACCACCATGGTGTTATGAATGGTTAAGTAACCGGGTTTGTCTCTGAGTGTGATGCATTGTTGTTTCTAACTTTTTCCTAaatttttgaaaactgaattGTGACATTGAGGTTACATCTCAAACTACTGTAGTTGCAGGCCATTCTGTTTAGCTCATGGTATCAAACAATAAGAAAGAAAGTTGTAAACATTCTAtaaaagggagaggggaggacgcCAAAAGAAACTTTTAGATAAAGTTCACAAATCTATGACCTAATAATAAACcagtttaaatatttaattgaaGATGAAACATAAAAATATTGTAAAGACAAAAAATCTTCcataatacaaaacaaaaataaagtgaTGCTACTGGTTGACACTCAGTGTGTTAAGAATGTTTTAGAAGGCACCTTAAAACTTTTTTCTACACTTCTTAACAAACACTGATTCAATTTGTTTATTGGTGTGCAGAACAACATAGGTACTTACTGTTCTAATCTGTACATATGTGCTTCTAAAAATAACAAATTCCAAAATGTAAAACCTAAATCTGCATTTACCTGAGAATAAATAAATGTTATGACACTTTAGAGCCTATTATATCAACACTCATCATCATGACTTTTGTCACACACAACACACTTACATTATAGAGCTGACTCTACCAGTCTAAAAGCTAGTACATGTGTAAAGAAGGCTGATACAGTACAACTTGCACTCATAATTGTTCTTTCCCTGGGTTTGCTGTACGAGACACGGGTTATAAGGAAGAGGCATAAAACAGGCAGAGTTAATTTCAGCATCACTATGCTCGTATATACACTGTATAAACTTTGGATTAATACAGAGAAAAGCAGATACTTTTTAAGAGTTCTCCCTTCAGATACATAGGTCAGTGTTACTACTTTTTCTTAGCTGTAAATTGAATACATGTTCTTGGATAGTGTTCTGATATTAAAATTCTTTTTCATATGTTTCCTGTTCTTGGCTGACTTCCACTTCTGCCTCTTGATATTCATCTACTTCTACTGTGGCATCCTGGTATTGCTGGTACTCAGACACCAAATCATTGGTATTGCTTTCTGCTTCAGAAAACTCCATCTCATCCATACCTTCACCAGTATACCAGTGGAGAAATGCTTTCCTTCTGAACATAGCTGAGAACTGTTCAGAAACTCTAATGAAGAGCTCTTGGATGGCTGTGTTGTTGCCTATAAAGGTGGCCGCCATCTTCAGCCCACGTGGTGGTATATCACATACAGCCACTTTCACATTGTTAGGGATCCACTCCACAAAATAGGTGCTATTTTTGGTCTGGATAGCCAGCAACTGTTCATCCACTTCTCTGGTAGAcatctggcctctgaagatacATGCCACAGTCAAATAGCGTCCATGACGAGGGTCACAGGCTGCCATCATGTTCCGGGCATCAAACATTTGTTGGGTGAGCTCTGGGACTGAGAGGGCTCGGTATTGCTGACTGCCTCGAGCTGTCAGTGGAGCAAAGCCGGGCATAAAGAAGTGCAGGCGAGGAAAAGGCACCATGTTAACAGCCAACTTTCTCAGATCTGCATTGAGTTGGCCAGGAAAACGGAGTGAGGTGGTGACACCACTCATGGTCAGAGACACCAGATGGTTGAGGTCACcgtaggtggggctggggagcttTAGGGTTCTAAAGCATATGTCGTACAGAGCTTCATTgtcaatacaaaaggtttcatcTGTGTTCTCTATCAGTTGGTGGATGGACAGTATGGCATTATATGGCTCTACAACTGTGTCTGATACTTTGGGTGAAGGCACTACGCTGAAAGTATTCATAATCCTATCAGGATATTCTTCCCTGATTTTGTTGATAAGGAGTGTGCCCATACCAGATCCTGTGCCTCCTCCAAGTGAGTGGATGAGCTGAAACCCCTGCAGACAATCGCAGCTCTCACACTCATTCCTGACCACATCCATTATGCTCTCAATCAGCTCAGCTCCTTCTGTGTAATGGCCCTTAGCCCAGTTGTTGCCAGCACCTGAATTACCTGTAATTACAGAATTACAGAAAACCATCCATAAAGTTACCAGGCCAAATGTAAAAATAAGAATGCTACCAAATACTGACATGTAGAAAGGACATTTTCAAGGATTATCGCTTTATTGGCAtattttttgattaaaaaaaaaaggctttcttctccaCTTTGCTGTGAAAAAAGAACTCTACACCTAACACAGGAAATACAGACAGTGATTACAGTATATGCAAAGGGACACTGAAGAAAATAAATTTTTATCTGCTTGTCTTTTTCAATCTTTGTAATTTTAAGTTAATTGGAACATTTTGTATACTATTTTATAATTTGACTTCTTGACATTACAAAGACAATTtctgccaatatttttaaaacctgGTTTTGAATAGGATGCATTTCTTAGTTTTGCAGGTGGAATTTTAAAGAGGCACTGACACTTCTGTGTGTTTCTATAACTTTGCTTTTGTATAAACTAGTTTTACAAAATTTGAAGGCACACTAAAAAATACCCTTCAGATGACATAATGACATATTTATATTATTAacgatatacaggcagtccccgggttacatggatccgacttacatcagatccctacttacaaacagggtgaggcaaccccgcactagctgcttccccccagcagaccagggagacgcgaagctagcatccctccccccccagtagaccagggagacgcggagcggcttttctcagcagacacctcagcttgagaataaaggactgaggaaagagaggtgtgggaggagaaaactgagctctggagaaatgtttggctagagtttcccctacaatatgtaccagttccgacttacatacaaattcaacttaagaacaaacctacagtccctatcttgtacgtaacccggggactgcctgtagtgtactTACCATGAATGAAATTATCAGGTCGAAAGAGTGGGCCTATTTTGCTGGATCGTACACTGTCCATGGTTCCAGGTTCCAGATCCATCAAGATAGCCCGGGGTACAAACTTACTGGCTGTGGCAAAAGAAAAGTAAGAGTAAATTGGCAGGTAGCCAGGCAAAATCCTACTCCAACACATCACATCTCCTCAGGTTAGAAATTTTTAGTCAGCACATTCTATGAAAAAGGGATGAATGAAACAGTGATTGGGAAACAAAGTGCAATCCATGCTCCTGAACTGATTGTCTCTTTAATAATTACAGAATAATGTCACAATCCAGAAAAACCCTCATTGGTCAATCAAGATCGGGTCCACTCCTGCAGTGCTTATAAGGAAAacttgttgatttcagtgggagtttcaCTTTGTAAGAACAAGTAAGGACTACAGGATAGGGAGAGAAGATATAGGATGATTATTTCAAAAGCATGCAAGTGACTTAGGAGAACAATTCCAATTGGAAGCAATGGGATGTGTGCTCCTAAAACAGTGAGTGTGAATGTTCCATCTTCCcacagtgttttttattttaactctCCCATGTTGACTTTATAATTTGCTGAGCCAACTCATTAAAGACTCTGAGCACTTACAATAAGCTTCGTTGAAGTACACATTAATTCTCTCAAGCTGCAGTGGCGAATCACCATGGTAGTTTCCAGTGACATCAATTCCATGTTCATCACTTATCACTTCCCAGAACTGAAAAAGGAAACAGGACAAAATATAATCAGGTAAGTGCTTCTTCAGTCCCACCATTTAATGACAGACACTGTAACATGGGGAaaagcaggcctgctgacagcaaCTTCACTGTGAAACAGTTTTGCTTTTCCTATGAGCATTGGCCCAGTAATGGGCTTACCTTCAGAACATTTTGCAGTAAACCACTTAAAGCCACATGCAACTGCACTACCTTAGGCCTTTTCAGAGTTTGCCGTAATTCAGTACATTTAGTAGGCACTTCACTTTCGGCAACAAATGCTCACAACGTatctttttgtttctttatgtCATAGAACAGATCATCGAAGATCCAATGTTAAATTCGCTCATGATAGTGTTCCAATTTATGCCTCTTTCTAGCATCTTTATAATCTCTTAATTTCTGGTTCAATGTCAGTGTTACATGCTTCCTTTTTACACTTTTCTTACCACTAGCACTACCACTAGCACCTTCATTCACCTTTGATGCCATTACTACACACTGATGggcaaaaatattcaaaatataagTCAAAACAGCTGGAAAAAaccacaagcactgtccagcgtcacacaatgccagtggcagactgactcggtcccTTCCTGTTtcactcagttcagctgctgccacgtgacttgttttttgctgaagctcactcactaggctcttgctattttgatgccagactatcgggagtgccgtacaattggatgccggactattggagttttaatGTATTAGCAAAAGCAATAAGCACCACACAATAAAGGTGTTCACAGTTCTAGGCATCAACTGTACAAGTTAGATACAAAAGATCATGCTAGTCAATGGCAAGACTGCTACTGATTTTGACACAAGTAGCACCTGGCCCAGCCTGTGTGGTTATATACACTGAGTGGCTGTGGCTTCTGAGGCTAGGTTGGCACAGTAGTGAGTGTGGAGGAGCCATTTTAACTCGCTCAGCTAGGTTTACACATTGCAGCCAGAACTCTGCCACTCTTTCATTACTACTCATCACTTATCTCTTCCCAGAActgaaaaaggaaacagaactAAGTACAATCCAGTAAGTGcttctttacccatgaaagctcaggattctacattttgttgttagtctctaaggtgccacaggactacttgttgtctttaaagttacagactaacacagctctctGAGACCCTAGTATTAGTTGTAGCATGCATACCTCTCAATGCCAGGTGGATGTGAACATTAGCTACACTAGTTATTATATCCACATACAGATGCACACACAGGTCAACTAACTAACCAGGTGCATTAGGTCTGCAGTTGTGTTTGGGTTTTTCTGAAGATGAAGGCTAGTAGACTAAGAAGTCTGGCATGGAAACGGTCACACATTCTGCGGCTGTAGATGAAGAAAGTGCCTTCAAGAGTTTGGTTTTCATTCAATGCTATTTCACTTTTCCTAATGAGTCATATTTAATTTTTAGTAATACAAGCTTAGTAATAGAATTGTACACATATTTGGATCTGGAGTTTCCTTCTGACCTTTCACTATTCAAAATAAGAAAGAGGCAACCTTGAAGGAAACACGCTCAGACATATCCTCTACATAGGAACCACTCATCAAACCAACAAAATCAGTAAAACTCCTATCTAGACCTCCATTCATGTGTCTAACCCTGGAGTCTCTTATCTAAGCAGCTCACTACAGCAGTGTTAATACCGTCACACCCTCGAATGAGCAggctattttaattttaaagggCTCCTGCATTTAGGACACAGCTTGAGTTTAAACTTACAAATGTAACATACATTTGCAAATGTAACATATCCAGATGATGGTGGTTATATAGTGTAAGCACTTTGCAGTAACATTACTAGCACCCAGCAGCTTTTGGAGCAAAGTTTCTGAGCATGTGTGGGTGAGAGTGAAAATTATGTAGGCCTGTGAAAAGCCACATAGACGTTTTTGTTGAGAAAATATTTCCTCTTGGGTGAGTCCTGCATTTCTCAGGTCTTCTGTTTTATGACTCAGTTAAAGAACTCATTTTTCTGCATTGTCCCAAGTCATTTTTGGGAGACTGCTACTAAAGTGAAAAGCTCCTGCAAAAGTCATGCAGCGTAAACAGTATTTTTCCCATAGACTGAGTTGCACAATACATGACCATCTCCATCAGAGCCTATGAGCTAGGTTTACTCTTATGTACCATTTTGTTGCTTACATACAAACAGAATAAGTTATCGTAGCAATTAATGGCAAGACCCCTACGTgctgacaaaaaaaaatcccttgacaGTAAAACTTGAAGATACACTGCAACCTCCTCATTAGTATCACCATCATCTAGCTTTCTGCAAAGAGGTGTTACTTGTCTAGGCTATTTTTTCTACTACCTATCGCTGCTGCATCTTTGTCAATGCTTGTAGTTAATTATCAGGGTAATTACTGTACTATATGAGCAGTCCATGTGCAGTCCATTAATTAATtgtaaatgaattaaaaattagCTATTTTCTACACTATAATGTGCTTTATCAATGATCTTTTTCTTGCCATCTATGTCTATATCTCTCTCCAAAACAGTTGACCCTATTTATCTAAgaatttttctattttattttggtATGAACTCTACTGTACTTGGTGCAGTCGTTTTTGAGTTATgtgaatataaatatatatttatttgtcaTTTCTAAAGAGTATTAACCTGGACCCTTAACTCTGCTTTCTGTCAGCTTGGGAAAATTCTACTCACTCTTCTATCCAcatcaagtaattttttttatggaCAAGTAAaacaccttttaaaaaataaattataatcaGCAacatattgggggggggggaataaatgaCGTGTCTAGACTAGTATATTTTCATTAGAACTTTGCAAGACAGGTATTTATAAGTTACCTGCACACATTCCATAGCTTTTTGGCAGGCTTGCGCACCCTTG
The genomic region above belongs to Pelodiscus sinensis isolate JC-2024 chromosome 18, ASM4963464v1, whole genome shotgun sequence and contains:
- the TUBB1 gene encoding tubulin beta-1 chain isoform X2 translates to MDLEPGTMDSVRSSKIGPLFRPDNFIHGNSGAGNNWAKGHYTEGAELIESIMDVVRNECESCDCLQGFQLIHSLGGGTGSGMGTLLINKIREEYPDRIMNTFSVVPSPKVSDTVVEPYNAILSIHQLIENTDETFCIDNEALYDICFRTLKLPSPTYGDLNHLVSLTMSGVTTSLRFPGQLNADLRKLAVNMVPFPRLHFFMPGFAPLTARGSQQYRALSVPELTQQMFDARNMMAACDPRHGRYLTVACIFRGQMSTREVDEQLLAIQTKNSTYFVEWIPNNVKVAVCDIPPRGLKMAATFIGNNTAIQELFIRVSEQFSAMFRRKAFLHWYTGEGMDEMEFSEAESNTNDLVSEYQQYQDATVEVDEYQEAEVEVSQEQETYEKEF
- the TUBB1 gene encoding tubulin beta-1 chain isoform X1, with translation MREIVHLQIGQCGNQIGAKFWEVISDEHGIDVTGNYHGDSPLQLERINVYFNEAYSSKFVPRAILMDLEPGTMDSVRSSKIGPLFRPDNFIHGNSGAGNNWAKGHYTEGAELIESIMDVVRNECESCDCLQGFQLIHSLGGGTGSGMGTLLINKIREEYPDRIMNTFSVVPSPKVSDTVVEPYNAILSIHQLIENTDETFCIDNEALYDICFRTLKLPSPTYGDLNHLVSLTMSGVTTSLRFPGQLNADLRKLAVNMVPFPRLHFFMPGFAPLTARGSQQYRALSVPELTQQMFDARNMMAACDPRHGRYLTVACIFRGQMSTREVDEQLLAIQTKNSTYFVEWIPNNVKVAVCDIPPRGLKMAATFIGNNTAIQELFIRVSEQFSAMFRRKAFLHWYTGEGMDEMEFSEAESNTNDLVSEYQQYQDATVEVDEYQEAEVEVSQEQETYEKEF